AGAGAGATGTCACATGGTCTTCACAGTGGCCTGTAGGGAGGCGTGGCCAACTTTGCCTTACTGAATATATAAACCCGAAAAGGCTAGTCACTTGCTGATGCGTAGCTCTGAAGGGGCTGGGGTGGGCAGAAGGCACTGAGGTGAGAGCTGTGCAGACCGACTGAGGGAagaggagcatggggctgggagcaGAGAGTTAGTGGAGGATAGTCCTAAAGATGATTCAAAGTCGCAAGAGTCTTCAATGTGGAGGGGAATGGGGGCAGCGGCTACGTATGAATGCCAGGCCGGGGTTGAGATTGATAGTGGTCATGTGCTTTAGCGAAGGGTTCATGCACCTATCCCTGGGTTGGGACAGTGAGAACATGGGTGGCTCAGGGTGCAGTGTCCTGTCACACTGGTACTGGCAGGTTCTGAAGCAACAGGTGAGTGCCCCCACATTCTGGCCCCCACCCTGATTTACTGGAATGGCCACAGttgggacaggaagcagggatgCCACCCCTCGTGCAGTCTGGACTCTCACTAGGGAGCTGGCGGCTGTAAGTGTGCTCCTCCTCTGTGAACGGGCACCTCTGCATTAGCTTTATCGTTTCCTGGGGTCGTCTGTTTCTTTTCTGGCTCAGCACCCTTCCCCATCACATCTAGGGCCTTGTGCATCCTAAGCCAGTGCCCCCAAACCCTGCTGGGCCCCTCTTTTCTTACGTTTGGTTCTGTGATCTGACCCACAATTGCCTCAGACTGCCCTGCCCCATAGCTTCAGCCTCCACTCTGTCTCGTTTCTGATTTATTTGCTCCCTTGCCTACTATGAAGGGTATGCCTTCAACTGCCACCTCCTCAGAGTTTCGGCATCTGTTTTTCTAGGAAAAGTTGGAGCTCTTAGAAAAGCTCATCTCCCACTGCTTAGACAATGAAACTTCCCTGGTCCTTCCACCTTCAAAGCCAATAGCCAGGTTTTCCCTTCTCTACCTTTGAACTTGCCTGGGTTCCTCTTGGGAGATATTGGGCACATGACGGGGATGGGGCTGATGGGTGAGTAAGAGATATTTACAGATCACTGCTCTCATCCCCAGGAATCTTGGCTAAGAGCATTGGAACCCTCTCTGACCCCTGTAAGGACCCCACGAGGATCACCTCCCCGAATGACCCTTGTCTCATTGGAAAGACTGGCTCCAACAGCATCAGCAGCCAAGGCGGATCCAGCAGTTTCAGCAGCCATGGTGGATCCAGCAGCTCCCAGGGAGGTTCTTCAGGATCCTTAATATATAAACCAGGAACAGGGTATTCCCAGAGTAGCTACTCTTTTGGCTCTGGCGGCTCCCAGTCAGGAGGCAGTGGCTCTCAGTCAGGAGGCAGTGGCTCTCAGTCAGGAGGCAGTGGCTCTCAGTCAGGAGGCAGTGGCTCTCAGTCAGGAGGCAGTGGctctcagtcaggaagcagcggctcccagtcaggaagcagtggctctcagtcaggaagcagcagctcCCAGTCAGGCAGCAGTGGCTCTCAGTCAGGAAGATGGGtaagcagcagttctcaatggGTAAGCAGCAGTTCTCAGTCCGGAAGTTCAGGAAGCAGTCGGGACAGACCCGGAAGTGGCTCTGCTCTGCCAACCGGAGACAAAACATCAGGCACTTCTCAGTCTGGAGGCTCGTACACTTCCCAGAGCAGCAGCTCCAACCTGCGGCCCTGTAGTTCCAACTCGCCCGACTCTCCCTGCAGCGGGGGGCCTGTCATCACACACAAAGGGCCCTACATCTCTGGCACCCACACCGTATCCGGTGGCCAGAGAcctgtagtggtggtggtggagcaaCATGGCTCTGGTGGCCCTGGGTTTCAAGGCATGCCCTGTAGCAATGGAGGCCCCTCAGGCAAGCCCTGCCCTCCCATCACCTCTGTCCAGAAACCCTATGGCGGCTATGAGGTGGTGGGTGGCTCTGCCAACAGTTACCTGGTGCCAGGCATGACCTACAGTGGGGGTAAAATCTACCCCGTGGGCTACTTCACCAAGGACAACCCTATCAGGGGCTCGCCAGGGGCCCCCTCCTTTGCAGCTGGGCCCCCAGTCTCTGAGGGCAAGTACTTCTCTAGCAACCCCATCATCCCCAGCTACAGCTCTTCCAGTTCCAGTGGCTACCCAGTGGGCGTTGTGTTCCAGCCCGTGGGCTCTGGCGGGGTTCAGCCCGTGGGCTCTGGCGGGGCTCAGCCCTGTGGCACTGGCTCTGTCAGCTCTAAGGGACCTTGCTCGGGTACGAGAATTCAGATCTCCTCCAGCAGCTCCAGTACCTCCTACCACCCCTGCAGCGGTGGTCTTTCCCAGGGGCCCTGCTCCTCACCAAGCACCGGCTCCATCAGTGGGGGAAGCTCCTCTGGCCAAATCGTCCTTCAGCCCTGCGGCGGCAAATCTACCTCTTCCGGTTACCCCtgcctttctgttccctcttccacGTTGAATGGGGGTCAGAATGGCTCTCCTCAGCCTGTCCCCTCCGTGCGTGTCAAGATCTGTGGCCTCAACAGCCCTGGAAGAGTGCCCTGCCGTTCCATCCGCAACATTCTGACCCAAATGAAGCCTTTGGGGCCCCAGTTAATGGATCCCAAAATTTCTCTGCCACAGGGAGAGCCACAGGGAGAGCCACAGGGAGAGCCACTTGAGAAGTCTTAAGTCACGCATGTCAGCTATTTTCCAATTGCCAGACACTTCCCAACTAGAAGACGTCCAGGGGCCCAGTTTCTTGCCCTTCTCCCGAGA
This portion of the Mus pahari chromosome 18, PAHARI_EIJ_v1.1, whole genome shotgun sequence genome encodes:
- the Cdsn gene encoding corneodesmosin isoform X2, which produces MGSSRAPRMGSVGGHGLMALLMAGLILPGILAKSIGTLSDPCKDPTRITSPNDPCLIGKTGSNSISSQGGSSSFSSHGGSSSSQGGSSGSLIYKPGTGYSQSSYSFGSGGSQSGGSSGSQSGSSGSQSGSSGSQSGSSSSQSGSSGSQSGRWVSSSSQWVSSSSQPGSGSALPTGDKTSGTSQSGGSYTSQSSSSNLRPCSSNSPDSPCSGGPVITHKGPYISGTHTVSGGQRPVVVVVEQHGSGGPGFQGMPCSNGGPSGKPCPPITSVQKPYGGYEVVGGSANSYLVPGMTYSGGKIYPVGYFTKDNPIRGSPGAPSFAAGPPVSEGKYFSSNPIIPSYSSSSSSGYPVGVVFQPVGSGGVQPVGSGGAQPCGTGSVSSKGPCSGTRIQISSSSSSTSYHPCSGGLSQGPCSSPSTGSISGGSSSGQIVLQPCGGKSTSSGYPCLSVPSSTLNGGQNGSPQPVPSVRVKICGLNSPGRVPCRSIRNILTQMKPLGPQLMDPKISLPQGEPQGEPQGEPLEKS
- the Cdsn gene encoding corneodesmosin isoform X1, which encodes MGSSRAPRMGSVGGHGLMALLMAGLILPGILAKSIGTLSDPCKDPTRITSPNDPCLIGKTGSNSISSQGGSSSFSSHGGSSSSQGGSSGSLIYKPGTGYSQSSYSFGSGGSQSGGSGSQSGGSGSQSGGSGSQSGGSGSQSGGSGSQSGSSGSQSGSSGSQSGSSSSQSGSSGSQSGRWVSSSSQWVSSSSQSGSSGSSRDRPGSGSALPTGDKTSGTSQSGGSYTSQSSSSNLRPCSSNSPDSPCSGGPVITHKGPYISGTHTVSGGQRPVVVVVEQHGSGGPGFQGMPCSNGGPSGKPCPPITSVQKPYGGYEVVGGSANSYLVPGMTYSGGKIYPVGYFTKDNPIRGSPGAPSFAAGPPVSEGKYFSSNPIIPSYSSSSSSGYPVGVVFQPVGSGGVQPVGSGGAQPCGTGSVSSKGPCSGTRIQISSSSSSTSYHPCSGGLSQGPCSSPSTGSISGGSSSGQIVLQPCGGKSTSSGYPCLSVPSSTLNGGQNGSPQPVPSVRVKICGLNSPGRVPCRSIRNILTQMKPLGPQLMDPKISLPQGEPQGEPQGEPLEKS